From Scylla paramamosain isolate STU-SP2022 unplaced genomic scaffold, ASM3559412v1 Contig3, whole genome shotgun sequence, a single genomic window includes:
- the LOC135096229 gene encoding transmembrane protein 186-like: MATKSLTHNGVLPPSAFPVTLAVGTLALGMLGIMGEAFRRVIGILYLSDDEQLVKISHLSFFGRRIDVVLPIQDIVPLSDSGERVSDAFFVLSLRFGGVVDASGFEKVFGKCLE, from the exons CGCTGACCCACAACGGCGTCCTGCCCCCCTCGGCCTTCCCCGTCACCCTGGCCGTCGGCACCCTGGCCCTCGGGATGCTAGGAATTATGGGAGAAGCGTTTCGGAGAGTCATAGGAATTCTTTATCTCTCGGATGACGAACAGCTTGTAAAAATATCTCATTTGTCGTTCTTCGGCAGGCGAATTGACGTCGTTCTGCCCATCCAGGACATCGTTCCGCTGTCCGACAGTGGCGAGCGGGTGTCTGACGCGTTT TTCGTGCTGTCGCTGCGGTTCGGTGGGGTAGTGGATGCCAGTGGCTTTGAAAAGGTGTTTGGGAAGTGTTTGGAGTGA